From the genome of Nicotiana tabacum cultivar K326 chromosome 17, ASM71507v2, whole genome shotgun sequence:
cataatagaggctgaagatggcactccaaacctgctctaaAATCTGCTCCCATGGACAAAAAATGAAGTGAAATTGAACCCAACTCTCATTTTAAAGAAGACACTGCCCAGATacgatttccgcttctgcggttcatcAGCCGTTCATGCGGCTCCAcacctgcgaaaattccatcACATGTGCGGTTCAAGCTCAGTCCAATAtttcccgcatctgcggcccagCAGTGCTTCtgcgcctccgcttctgcggctcttcgtgcgcaggtgcggtcccgcttctgcgaaacttaaccgcatctgcgatcccagcCTTCCCCATccagaaccgcttctgcgaccctcttggccgcttttgcggctccgcagtTGCGGTCAAAACTTCGCAGGtacggttacaccagataccagtTGCCTTAGCATCTTCCTTAGCCTaaaaatcgatccgttaagcatttgaaactcacccgaggcccccgtgatCCCAACCAAACAtttcaacaagtcctaaaacatcatgcgAAATTAGCCGAGCCTTTAggtcatatcaaacaatgctaaaaacacgaatcaccctccaattcaaacttaatgaactttagaacttcaaacttctatattcgatgtcgaaacctatcaaatcaggtccgattgatcttaaattttgcacacaagtcataattggcattatggacctactccaactttcggaattggagtccgaccccgatatcaaaaagtccactcccggccaaacttctcgaaaaccttcaaattttcaactttcgccaaatgacgccgaaatgacctacggacctccaaatccatatccggacgggctcccaataccagaatcaccatatggagctattcccagactcgaaatcccaaacggacatcgataacattgaaatacacttcaacccaaatttatgaaattctttcaaaatgccaacttctacaATAGGCGTTGAAACGTTCCCGGGtgatccaaaacccgatccggacatacgcccaagtccaaaaatcatcatacgaacctgttggaaccttcaaatcccgattctgaggtcgtttacttaaaaatcacgctttagtcaattcttccaacttaaagcttccgaaattagaattttctttcaaaatcaactccgaacttcccgaaattaaattttgaccacgcgtacaagtcataatacctgaagtgaaactgctcagggtctcaaatcgctgaatgacgcgctagaactcaaaacgaccggtcgggtcgttacaataaagATGTTTTGTTTAAAGATTCTCAGTTTGACTAACAATACATTGATGCATTTGCATTTGATTTATTTCAATTATCGTTATGTTTTTTTTATTGGTTAGAAAGAAATTGAAATTATTATTGGTAGTTTAAGGTATATAATTTTGTTTTTGTAAGAAGAATATAAAGTAAAATCGATTATAATATAGTATTAagagctaaatcccattattatGTCAATTTATGGAAACTTTATAGTACACGTTAGGAATGTGGTGATAGTATTGCTTTTTAAAAAGTTTTCTCTAGATGTCTAACCTTCAAACTAATTAAAAGAGGACTCTATGTCCTTATAGTTATACGATGACTTTACTAAATACTATAGGAATATGCTGTGAGAGAATTTGCTTCTTCAAATCTTTTACTATCTGCTTTCCCCGAGTAAATTAATCATTTTAGACTAAATTTGATTATAAACAACAAATATATTAATATAGATGTACATTCCATGTTGGTTATAATGTTAATTGCCATCAATATTTTAAATGTTGGATTTACAATTAATTTTTTTCAGTTTAGAACGAGCTAATATGTTGAATTTTGAATTCAACTATGAATGTTTCACTTTTACTCTCCTAAATTTTATGAGGTCACTTAAATTCTATGACCTTTTTTCaattaataactaaaattctAATTTCATTGTAAGATGCATGCATGGCGTTGCTTATGAGAATATTGCTTCTTTTAAGTTTTTCATaactatttttaaataataaaacattatttttccttgTAGATGAATGTTGTGAGAATATaatttatccttttaaaaacAGATTTTACATTGAATAAAATCACAATTCATTTTATTTCCTAAATAAAAACTTAGaaattaattgaaaattttaatttttaaattttttcttgttTGAACTATATAGAAacttataatatttaagaattaaAATTTAAACGAaaatttactcatataaattattttcttaattgaaTTGTCTAAGTAACTATATAgattatttttgtatttaaaataatattttttcttattttgaattttttaaatttattcgAACGAGCAAAGCCGTGCTACTTTTACTTCTCGGTTTGCCAACAAAAAGGCTAAAAAAGATAAACTAATGGTTCTTCATCAATATTATAAATGCTTTAAGATAAACACATCAAAAGTCGAAATTTTATGGGAAGTGCCTCATTTCACAATATTTTTATACTTTACGTTAAAAAAGTAAACTAATTCTCTAAAATAAGTTCAAGCTAAATAAAGTTGTAGTATTTTGTAGAACTTTACCTAATACTTATAAATTTTAAGTCAACTTATAATACAACCTATTAAATTTGTAAGTCAATCTAAATTTCTTCTCTTGAGTATCTGGACATATATATGATATTTCAAGTAATTAGCTCTGTACAAAATATTAACAGAGTCTAAATCAGAgtctaattaaaataaaactaaaataaagttTTCGATCTTTTGTTTAGCTGTTTCAATTCCTTTGGACATTCTTTACCTCtctcaaaatcatccaaaatAAACACAAGGGTGCTAGCCTCCAAATATATCTTATttatttccttatagatttttATGCCATGAATTTGCCTCTAAATGTCAAAATTAAttaatcttctttttttttttacataattcaGTCTTACTTATCTTTTTATGTATAACataattgcatatttttataAGCACAAATAAAAACTGTTTTTAAGAAAATGTTCTATACGACTTTAAAGTATATCAAAGAAACGAACTGTCATTGCTCCTTTACAAAAGTTGTCACGAGTTCGGTccttaaaaatttaaatataatttattttctttttttatgctAATCTTACTTAAATTTTAATTTACAAGATGATTTCATTTATTAGAAAGTATAAAAGAATTTCTCCTTAAATTGTGGTATATACATCTTTTCAATAATTTACTTTTAAATCATGTCATAACACAAAATACGATGCAATGTACGTGCATAAAGGCCatatttaagtttttaaaaaaacattaagtcatttatatgtatatctatctatattattagaCAAATATGACTGCTTGAGTAAAAACATTGATAgactaaaaaaattattttttatgttgtaTTTATCTCGATGTCAACTCCTAttacatataatttattcttattctaaattttatacactttttatTGATACACGCAAAAaatacgtgcaacgcacgtacactaaagcTAGTACTAATAAAAAAGTATAAAGTCTCTtattaaaatttggctttagACCACTGATTTTATGGAGACGCGGCAAATATagttattccaaaaataaaacttCATGAATTTTATGGAAAACTGGAAAATCACGTCTCAATTGAAACGTCACTGCCGAGTCTTTCACTTGAATCCTCCAACTCAAAGTTGGATTCTCTTATTTATGAACTTTTCATATTAATATAATATTGCCGATTACGCGTTAATTAATCCAATTCAAAAATGGATTTATTAACAAGcctttattaatattatattttatatgcatgtGAACAATGAGAATCAACGTAGAAGGATCACGTTTACTAGGGTTTTAGCTAAAGGGCACTACCATTTCTTTTGTCTTTACTTAGCTTCCCACTGAATTTTCTAATTGGTCCCTGCAAAAGTTAGATTAGGCAATTTCGCCCCACTAGACTTTGTTATCTCGTGTACCTTCTTGATACTTTCGTTTTCctttagtttttttctttttgaggttATTTGTTTAGATTAAGAAAATGACGAGTGAAGTTCGCTCTATTAGTAAGCATCTCGATCGCTAATTGGTTGAAAGAAATTTGAGTCAGGTGGAGGAAGAGGAACACTTATAAAggacaaaaaaaattaatttttcacataatttaatGTCTCTACTATTTAATATCATTAACTAAACACTGCGTAAAACTATGCATGAATTATTTATTATAACAGCCAACCAGAAGTTCTCTCAAATCAAACATAGTATTCTTTTATGCATATTTTATGCCAAGATTGTTTTTCATTCCTTCCAACGAAACAACCAAATGCATAGaacttaaattcaaaaagaaaaatcaaggactGAAAATTAAGGGTGAAACTAGAGAAAAAGAATAAAGACGACAAAAGACTTACGTCataatgatttatggcatgttgAATATCTTCTTCGTAACAAAATTTTTAATACCTTAGGTCGTCTGGTACAATGTTCGTTCGATACTCCATGAGGTGGGTTAACTATCCCACCTTATATTTTAGTgtaaaatttattccaaaattaGTTTATACCTGTAACTAAACATAGAATAAAACAATCCCGAATTATATCCCGAGATCATTATCCTTATCCCATATATCAAATGATCCCTAATGGATTTGAGCGTTAGCGGGAAAAAAACATAAATGAAACAATAAATGGATTTAGCAAGAAGGTAAAGAAACAGagagggaaaaaataaaaatacatcatttTCGTAAAGAAAAATGTACAAGTCTTACCCTTTTTTTGCAGTCTACTTGTGTTTTAATCTATCCATAGGACTTGAGACCTCTTCGAGTGCTGTAGTATGCAAGTTTACCAATATACTGTAAAAGAGTCGAAAACCTAACATAATTTCTTTAATAAGAGTTTCGAGCATTGCaagttttttccttctaaaaggaACAAATCATTCACATCACAAAACGATCTCACAATGACATTCATATACTATGACATTTCGACCCAAATGTAAATAAAACAAAACGGATCCTTTCTGCTCCAACAAACAGAAACAGTGAGTACTCTAATAGACTAATACATACAGAACATAACATCTGTCTCTTTTCTCGCAGAATCATCAATGCTGCTGATATAGGACGACGCTTTTCGTAGAATTGTAGCATCACAACATAAACATGTTTACTTTCCACAATTGAACCCCTTGCAAACTGAGAGGACAATGATGAGGATCAAAGCAATCAGGATACCTAACACTATCAGCTTGATCTTCATGTTTTGCAGCCACATTTTCCTCCGGATTTGGGTTCCAGTATTCCTGAAGTCTTGTGCCTGTTACAATCAAAGAAGACCACTGGAATTGGTTATTGCTTATATACAGATAACACAAACTTTGCTTTGGGGCAAAAGAAAACTTGGTACAACAGTCGGTTGAGCTCTGTACTGTGGCTGGTTTAATAATGTTGGTTAACTACAACAAAGTTGGAAGTCTATCACACAAAAGTTGGAGGGAAGAACAACAATAAAAGTTATTCCTATTTTTATGAAAAAAGTAGTCAAACCTTGACAACAAAACCTTTTTTTGGGGAAAAGTCGACAGCAAATGTTATATTGAACAGATCAAAATTGACAAGGATACATATCATAATATCTTTAGTTGTCACATAGATATTGCCATGCATCAGATTAGTAGCTACCTATACAGCACCAGAACACATCTCACTACAACATAAAGAAGGGGCAAGCAAAATGGTAATCTTCTTTGACTTCTTTTGTATAGGTTGAGGAAGATATGAATGCCAGTGCCTCCAATGTCATAGGGTTATGGAAAAGACAGATTAAATATGATGTAAGCagaaaaacaagaacaaagatgGAAGATAGGTAGGCAACAATCAAGCAAATGAAAGGCGGCGTCATTTTGTTGAAATTCTAACCACCTCTGCCTATGGATAAAGTTAGAACACCAGGCAACACATAAAACAAATGCCTGATGAGCCCCACCATCAGTGAAGTTAGCACCCAACCCAGAATGAGCTGAACGACATCCAAAAGCAAGTTGGTTGTACACTTGTAGCTCACTTGCAAACCACAGATTAACATTAGCTACATGTAACCTCaagttaaaatgcaaaaaaagaagaagttccGATCGAGGTTCTATCCTATGGGTCCATATGAAGATTGAACACCAACAAGAGTCAATCCCATTCTCAATGTGTAGGAAAATTGAACCAGCATGGCGGTAAGATAACACAGAAAGCAAACAGTAAAACAAAAGAAGCATTTAAATGTAAGATTGATAACCTGGTGATGAAGGTTCTCCGTCTTATCCACAAGAAGCTCTATCTTTTCTCCACGATCAAGAACCTAGAATttcaaacaaagataacataccACATCAactctcatgatgtcgaccagcAGAGTGAAAAGCATAACATATGAAAGAAGGAAAGATTTTGAAATGAAAGGCAATACAAGCAAATCACAATAATCATTTCTAATAAGGAACTTATGGATATTAATAATGGTTAATTGCTTTTCTTATGTAGAACCACTCTCCAAACAATCGGACATATATTTAATGTAGTGCAGTGGAGTATTAGTGGAGTACATCAGCAGCCACTACACTTAAACTCCAAGCTAGTTAGGATCGGCTATATATCCTCATTATCCATTCCACTCCATTTGGAGTGTTAGTGGAATGATCAAAGAAATTTACAAATTTAGCTCTAGGATTCTACAGTTAGGAGGAAAAACATGGCAAGTTTATCCTCAGAAGTCAGAATTTTTATGAGAAATCGCATAGTTACTCCGGGGATATGGGGCTTCAACAAGAGAATAGAGTGGCTGATGCCTTGGCTAATTATGCAGCTCATGATCAACAAAATTCTTATTTCTTATTACTCTGTTGTAAACTCTCTTCACCAAGATAATAAGAATCTGCTCAATTTTTTGATATGTTGGGAATTCCTAGTAGATTTCATTGTGCACTTTATTAAATTGCAGTGAGGAGACTCTTCACCTCACTCAATTATTTAGTTATACCTTTCATAAATAGGGGATATATATGATATGTCTCTTACATAGCTTTCTGCATGTTCTGCATTTTCGAAAGAGAGAGGTTTTTGGAAGTTCGAGGTAGTTCCGCTCTCCATGTAAAGATTTTGACATTATAAAATAGCCCACTTAGAATCCGAGGTTGGATCTAGGTGATTGTCGGGGAAAAACCTTATACCCTGTTATTTGAGTTGTCCAGAACCATAAACAAACTACAAATGTGACAATTTCAGAACTGAGATCAAAGGATAGTGAAGGACAACTACCTCTTCATTTAGTCAAATAAGAGCCCCTTTTATCACCCCCTTAATCATACCCTTTCCTGTATTGTTTCGTCTAGGTTACACAATTTAAACTAAACAACGAAGGATACAGGCTTCAAATACTCTAACAGGTCCTCTGGTCTGGTGAGCAGGCAGATTTAGAATAGCATACATGCAGAAAACTGCTAGTTAAAAAAATGACGGTCCTTCATCATATTCGAACTATTTGCCTTGATGTCTCTCTAATGTAAGGAACCTCTCCAAGGTCCAAATGATTCTTAAATTCCATTGTCCAATGGCCCCAATCTCCCATTAAATGCATGGATGGTTTTGCCTTGTATTATTTCATGTCATTATTACACAGAAAGAGCAGACATGGAATGTCAAGCTATCATGTAAAAAGTTAAACTACCTACCAGACACAAGGGTGAGCAAATGAGCAACTATGAGAAGACATTTTACCTTCTCAATGTTTTCCATCATAACACCTTTAACTTCCGAAACCTGGGCTTTCACCTTCGCAATTTTGCTAATTTCATCAGGATGGTCAGCACAATACTGCATATGCTCCTTCAACTTAGGTCTGCACTTAAGAAAGCACATCAGTTAGATGACTCGACCGAAAATTCTGCCTTTACATGCCACTGaagtaaatatttaataaaatcaccCGAATTCCTTGTTCAGGCTGTTTGGAGGAGCTGTCGCAGCCTTCCCACCCCCATATTTCGACACAAAATCATCCTTAACGCGCTCCAAAAATGCTATTGGAACTTGTCTTCCAACGGACTCCTCAGCAACCACACAGTATGCTGCAAGATGAA
Proteins encoded in this window:
- the LOC107811510 gene encoding vesicle-associated membrane protein 722-like, with protein sequence MGQQKALIYAFVGRGNVILAEYTDFSGNFNSIAYQCLQKLPASNNKFTYNCDGHTFNYLVDNGFTYCVVAEESVGRQVPIAFLERVKDDFVSKYGGGKAATAPPNSLNKEFGPKLKEHMQYCADHPDEISKIAKVKAQVSEVKGVMMENIEKVLDRGEKIELLVDKTENLHHQAQDFRNTGTQIRRKMWLQNMKIKLIVLGILIALILIIVLSVCKGFNCGK